A segment of the Bacillus pseudomycoides genome:
TCAGAACTTCTTCTACAGATTGTCCTGTTTTTTGCATAATGTATGGAATTAACGCAGGGTCAAGGTTACCAGAACGTGTACCCATTGTTACACCAGCAAGTGGAGTGAAGCCCATAGAAGTATCAATAGATTTTCCACCTTCTACAGCTGCAATACTTGCACCGTTACCTAAGTGGCAAGAAAGTAAACGTAAGCTTTCAAGTGGGCGACCTAATAATTCAGCTGCACGCTGTGTTACATATTTATGAGAAGTTCCGTGGAAACCGTATTTACGGATGCCGTATTTCTCATAGTATTCATATGGTAAGCTGTATAAGAAAGATTCTTCCGGCATTGTTTGATGGAATGCTGTATCGAATACTGCAACTGCTGGTACGTTCGGAAGTACTGCTTGGAACGCTTTAATACCAACAACGTGTGCTGGATTATGAAGTGGTGCTAATTCGCTTAAATTTTCAATTTCCGCTAATACTTCGTCAGTAATTAAAGCAGAATCATCAAATTTTTCACCGCCGTGTACAACGCGGTGACCGATACCGCTAATCTCATCAAGAGATTTTACGATTCCGTTTTCAGTTAATTTGTTAAGTAATATATTAACTGCTACTCCATGATCTGGTATACTTGTTACTTCTGTTTGTTTTTCACCGTTCACAGTAATTGTGAAGATACTATCTTCTAAACCGATACGTTCTACTAAACCTTTTGTTAGTACTGTTTCACTTGGCATTTCAAATAATTGGAATTTCAAGGAAGAGCTTCCTGCATTAATCGCGATGATTTTTGACATCTAGTCTTTCGCCCCTTTTTTCTCTTGGTAGTTGTGTGGATGAGACCACAAACCGCTCGATTTTATCTGATTAAATGTACCAAAGATGAAAACGTTTCATCCCCAGTAAATTTTATACTCACGAATTTAATTTAAACATCGTACGACATATATTTCAAGTGAAAAAATTGTAACACCAAGAAAAAATATATATTACAGATTTCAAAAAAATTCAGTTTTATCTTGTATATATTAAAAATTATTACGTACAATACAAAACTGTACTATATCTAAGAATACTTCTGTTACACACATTACGATTTATGAGTTGCAAACCAAGTATTTAATTGATCCATAATATTCTCCATCGCCTTCATTTTGGAAAATTTAGGCAAATCTACTAACAACGCTTGTTTCGGCATTGTTACATTTGGACCTTTCTTTTGGAGAACAAATATACTTTTTGCATTTTTCTCGTTTTTAAACATGGAAACAGGAAGCTGTAATAGTCCTTGAATAAAGCTTGTTTCTTTAATAAATGCATGTAATTTTGGCGCTTGATCACTTTCAAAGATAAAGTTTGGTACTAAGAAGAATAAATAGCCTCCTTCTTTTGTATGTTTCACACTTTGTTCAATAAATAAGTGATGTGCATAAGACATTCCTTCATCTGCTTTTAAAGTATATTCACTTGCTCCAATTTCGTTTGGATAAAATCCAACTGGTACATCACAAACAACTGCGTCTACTGGGTCAATATAAAGCGGTGCTAGTCCATCTTGATTGAAGAACTCGATTGCTTGCTTTTGTAAATTCGCATTCACTAAAGCAAGTCTAACAAGTAAATCATCCACATCTACACCAAATCCGCTTATCGTTGTACCTTCTTGAGCACCATTAAAAATTGTCGTCATTAAGTTCCCTGTGCCAATAGCAGGATCTAAAACAACGATTTCTTTTTGATCTTTCATAAATTTATGCAATAAGTAGCTCATAAACATTCCAACTGCATCAGGCGTCATTTCGTGATTGGCTTGCACGCCCTCTTTCATTCCTTTTAAAATGGCAAGTTGAAATGCTTTGCGAATTTCCTCGCCTTTATATTTTTCTTCATTAAACTTACTATATTCACGATTCAATCGTTCAATTGTTGATTCAGATAATTCCTCTTGCAGAATCGCTCCTTCAAACAAGTTATCTCCTGTTTCCACAAGCGCTTCTAAATATGTTACATCCAATTCTTTACGTAAAATTACGGTAGAAGAATCAAAAATAGAAAATAATGTTTCTACTGTCTGACTCACATATATTCCTCCTTCAGTCAATTACACATAACTTATATCATACCACAATCTAATTTTTTGCCAAAAGAAAAAGCGACCCCTTTTTAAGAGCTCCCTTTTCAGATTTTAATTTTATATCGGCGTTTTTTCTCATATATCGACTATTTCTTCTTATATATCAGCGCTTTTTTCAATATATCGGCGTTCGACACTATATGAGAAAAAACGACCTCTTACATAGAGGTCGCCTTCATTTACATTACTTAGCAGCTTTTGCTGCTTCTAATGCTGCTTCGTAATTTGGATGGCTTGTACCTTCGCTTACGTATTCTACGTAAACTACTTTGTCGTTGCTGTCTACTACGAATACTGCACGAGCAAGTAAACGAAGCTCTTGCATTACTACGCCATAAGCTTCACCGAATGAAAGGTCACGGTGGTCAGAAAGTGTTGCTACGTTTTCTAAGCCGTTCGCTGCACACCAGCGTTTTTGAGCGAATGGTAAGTCAACACTAATTGTTAATACTTTCGTGTTTTCAATACCAGCTGCATCTTGGTTAAAACGACGAGTTTGTGCATCACATACACCTGTGTCGATAGATGGTACAACACTAATTAATTTCACTTCACCTTTGTATGTTTCTAAACTTACTGGAGATAAGTCATTTGCTAGCACTTGGAAGTTTGGCGCTTGATCGCCAACTTTAACTTCTGTTCCAACTAAAGTAATTGGGTTACCTTTAAAAGTTACGTTTGCCACTTGAAAATCCTCCCTTATTTTAAACAAGATATGTACACTGTAAATGATAGTTTGTCCCTATCCAGAATGCAAATAAAATCGCTTTATTTACAAAAAAAATAAAGAAGCTAACCAATCGATTAGCTTCTTTTCGCTGCTAGATTTCAAATTCCGGTTCATCGCCTTTTCGCTTCTCCATCATTTCCTTCACTTTGTCAACAGCTTGTGGTGCTAACTCAATGATTTTATCAATGACATGTGTTTGTTTATCTAAATGTAGTACTTTTACCCCTTCTCCATTTATAACGAGAAAAGCGACTGGGTTAATGGAAACACCACCACCACTCCCTCCTCCAAATGGATGACGGCCAGAACTTTCTACCTTTCCAAACTCGCTCCCACCAGCAGCAAACCCAAAACTCACTTTAGAAACTGTTAAAATGACGCTTCCATCAGCTGCTTTAATTGGGTCGCCAATAATTGTATTTACATCAGTCATTTGTTTTAAATGCTGCATTGCAGTTGTCATTAACCCTTGAATTGGATGATCCATTCCATTATCCCTCCTATGCTTGAACAGATTTTTCTGCTATACCAGATCTTTGCTTTCTCATGAACATGAGTAACTTAACTCCTATCACTACAGCTCGATATATACGAAAAGAAGCCGTTAATTCACATCTTGATGCAAATCCCTTCCCTTGAAATACAGGCGTAATCTCAAACTCCGGTACATCGATAACATGTGTATATTGTCCCAAGGCCCCCGCAGTCATTCCTTTTATTCCCCATGCATATCCAGTAACAATGCCAGTACTAGCTGCATCCCCAGTTCCAATTTGTGAATGCCATCTCCACTTATTGATTTTCACTTTTTTAAGAAAACCTTTAATGATAGTATGGATTTCTTGAAGCTTTTTTATCAGTTCCCCAATACTATCAAGTTGCGCCATAATTTTATTTTCTATACCGCCATCGTTCTCTGCCTTTTCGATTTTTTGTTCGGTCTTTTTTTGCTGTTTTTCCATTCTTTCCAGCACATCAAATGTATATCGAATCATCCATATCTTCACTTGAAATAAACATTGTTTCTCTATTTCTGAATATAAAAATGTCACTTTCAGCGATATTTTTGACAATAGTATAAGTAAAATGAGCAAGAGAAGAATTCCAACTCCAATTACAAGCCACTTCATTCGTACCATCCTTTCACTCCACATCCATTATCGACAGGTTCAAACAGGATTAAACAAGTAATAATAAAATTGAATATAAAAATTCTTCTAAAAACAAAGAGGAATTTTGACATTTTATATCGAAATATACTATTTGAGCATACCATCAGATTTTTTTCTAATGGCGCACAACGCTAAATTTTACTGCAATGGAGGGATACAGAATGGCAGATCGTCGCAATTTATTTTTCTTTTATGGTGATGACAAAACAACACTTGTCGAAAAAATGAAGCCTATATATCGTATTTTAGAGGAAAATGGATTTACCATATTAGATCATCCAAAAAATGCAAACGCTATCGTCAGTGTCGGAGATGACGGAACCTTCTTACAAGCTGTTCGTAAAACAGGCTTTAGAGAAGATTGCTTATATGCAGGTATTTCTACGAAAGATGAAATTTCTTTCTACTGTGATTTCCATATTGACCATGTCGATACAGCCCTTCAAGAAATTACACAAAATGAAATTGAAGTGCGAAAATATCCAACAATTCAAATAGATGTTGATCATGGCACATCTTTCTATTGTTTAAACGAGTTTTCTTTACGCTCTAGCATTATTAAAACATTTGTAGTAGATGTGCATGTTGATGATTTATACTTTGAAACATTTAGAGGAGACGGTTTAGTTATTTCTACCCCGACAGGAAGTACAGCTTATAACAAATCATTGCATGGGGCGGTTGTTGATCCACTCATTCCATGCTTCCAAATAAGCGAACTCGCTTCTTTAAATAACAACACATACCGTACACTTGGATCACCATTTATTTTGAACCACGAGCGTACGTTAACATTAAAACTTATTCCAGACGGTAATGATTATCCTGTTATCGGCATGGATAACGAAGCGCTTAGCATTAAACAAGTTGAAAAAGCAGTTGTACGTTTAAGTGATAAACAAATTAAAACAGTAAAACTAAAAAACAACTCGTTCTGGGAAAAAGTACAGAGAACGTTTTTATAAGAAAAAATGAGTGCCGAGAGATTCCACGGCACTCATTTTTTTCGATTCACTTTATTGTCTAACGGTCGATATATTTAAAGTTGCGCTGATAAATCATGGCGAACCGCTAATATTATTTTTGGTAGACAACTTGGCCGTCAATTACGGTCATCTCAACTTGTATATTTTTTATTTCCTCTGCTTTAACTTCAAATATATCACGATCTATGATGATGAAATCTGCTTCATATCCTTTTACAATTTTACCACGCTTGTTTTCTTTTCCAATCGCATAGGCACTTCCAGTCGTAAATAAAGAAACAGCTTCAAATACAGATAACCTCTCTTCAGGTATGTAACATGTCCCATCAATAAAGCTTCTCCTCGTTACTGCGCTATACATTCCTAAAAACGGATTTACTTGTTCAATTGGTGCATCTGATCCACCTGAACAATGTAATCCGGCCCTGAGTAATGTGTTCCAAGCGTACGCATAACGAAGACGACGCTCCCCTAACTTTTCAACGACTGATGGAAAATCAGACGAGACGAATACAGGCTGAATATCAATGATAGCCGACAAGGACTTCATCCGCTCAACTAACTCTTCGCGCGCAAGCTGGCAATGAATAATACGATCACGCAGTCCCTCTGCCGGTGGATATAACTCCAGTGCATCAATTACATATTCAAGAGACAGATCACCAATTGTATGAATCGCAACTGGCATATGTAAATTACGTGCTTTTTTCACTAGTTCGGCCAATTCTTCCCGAGAAAAGATTACCACGCCATTTGTTTCCTTTGCATCTTCATATGGCTCGCTCAATAATGCTGTTCGTCCACCAAACGAACCGTCTGAAAAGATTTTCATCGCACCAAATTCAATATAATGCTGATTCTCATATTCGCTTCGTTCATTTGCTACTACATGATGTACAAGTAAATGGGCTTTGAATGGCATATCTTTTATCACATGAGAAAACGCATTATACGTTTTTTTAAAACCACCGTAATAATTTAAATCTTCCGTATGTCCACCTACTAATCCATACTGCCAACAATCTTGAATGGCTGTTTGCAGGGCTGTTTGTAAATAAACCGCATCAATTTCCGGCTGCACATGCTTAATTAAATCTTGCGCCTGTTCATACAATAAGCCTGTTAATTCTCCTCCTAATCCACGACCAATTTTCCCACCTTTTGGATCTGGCATTTCAGCTTTTATATTCGCTTTTTCTAGTATGTAAGAATTCACCCACGTAACATGTCGGCAAACACGTTTTAATAAGATAGGATGTTCTTTCGAAATCGCATCTAAATCACGGATATGGACGCTTTTCGTATCTGTGAAATTATTTTCGTTCCAACCTTCACCAATAATCCATATACCTTTTGCCACTTCATTCACTCGCTCTCTGACGAGCAGGAGCATTTCCTGATACGAAGTGCATGCAGACAAATCTAATCGAAGTAACCTTTCCCCATACCCAATAAGATGCATATGACTATCTACAAGACCTGGAATCATCGTTTTTCCTTCTAAATCATGTAACTTTACAAATGGATACCGACTTTCTAACTCCTTTTTATTTCCTACATCGATAATCATTCCATTATCAATATAAACAGCTTCCACTGTTTCATTTTCTTCTCTCATCGTATAAATATTTCCACCATGCCAAATCTCTCCCATCTTCTCGCCCCTTTTTCTTTCTAGTCTACGAAATTAAAACGTAGAAAAAAAGCACCATTTGTATCACATGGTGCTTTTTCGAAAATTAATTTTGAGGAACCGTTGAAATTTGCCATTCTATATCAAATTTATCTTTTACTTGTCCATACGCCGGGCTCCAGAAAGTTTCTTGAATTGGCATGATTACTTCACCGCCATCTTGTAATTTTCCAAATACTTCTTTTGCCTTCTCTGCATCGCTTAATCTGATCGCTATCGTTACTTGCGATCCAATTTCGTGTGGTTTACCCGGGAATGTATCTGAAATCATAAGGTCTGTATTACCTACTTTTAAATGTGCATGTAAAACGCGGTCTTTTACTTCATCCGGAACAGTGAACTCTGGAGTTTCAGGCATTTCTCCAAATGTTTGAATGATTTCAACCTTTGCATCTAATGCATGTTCATAAAACTTCACTGCCTCTTGTCCACTACCATCCAAAACTAAATACGGGTTAATACCTAAAATCATAAAAGACACCTCTTTTTTAATTTTTTTGGGTAACTGTTACATAATCATATTTAACTACAAAAACAGAACGTATGTTCCGTTTTTTGATGATATCATATATTACATACATATACAACAACTTAATGCTACTATCCTTCCTTTTTTAAACATAAAAGTTAAATATTCTGAAAGTTTATATATTGAAACCATTTTTCTTACTTTGACGCAAGCCCCATTTCTTGTTTTCTTAGTTCAACGCGGCGGATTTTTCCAGAAATTGTTTTTGGTAGTTCATCTAAAAATTCAATTTTACGAGGATATTTATATGGTGCTGTTAATTCTTTGACATGTTCTTGGAGTATAGGAATCAATGTTTCTTCAGTTTCTTGTACGTTGTCTCTTAAAACAATAAATGCCTTCACGACACTTCCGCGAATTTCATCCGGGCTTGCGACAACCGCACACTCTCTTACATACGGGTGTTTCACAAGTGCATCTTCTACTTCAAATGGTCCAATTGTATAACCGGAGCTAATAATAATATCATCCCCGCGGCCCTCAAACCAAAAATAACCGTCTTCATCTTTTTTCGCTTTATCACCTGTAATATAGTAATCGCCACGGAATTGCATCGCTGTACGTTCATCATCTTTATAATATTGTTTAAAAAGTGCAGGTGTTTCAATATGAACGGCAATATCTCCTACTTCTCCTATGGATACAGGTTGTCCTTCTTCATTTACGATATCTACATGATTACCTGGCGTTGGTTTCCCCATAGATCCCGGTCTAATTTCCATTCCTTTCATGACGCCAACAAGTAATGTATTTTCTGTTTGGCCATAGCCATCTCTAACTGTCACATTAAAATGATTTTGGAATGTTTCAATTACCTCTCGGTTTAGCGGTTCTCCTGCTGATACCGCACTATGTAACGCTTCCAAATTATACTCCTGCAAGTTCTCTACTTTTGCCATTAAGCGATACTCTGTCGGTGTACAACAAAGCACATTCACTTTATTATCATCTAATAACTGCAAATATGTTTTCGGTTCAAATTTACCGTGATATACAAACCCTGTTGCTCCTGAACCAAGCGTCGCTAAAAAAGGACTCCAAATCCATTTTTGCCAACCTGGACTAGCCGTTGCCCATACAACATCATTCCCTTCTATTCCAAGCCAATTCGGAGCACTTGTACGCAAATGTGCGTAGCCCCAGGCATGTGTATGAACTACCCCCTTCGGATTTCCCGTTGTCCCAGATGTATAGGATAAAAAGACCATATCTTCTCGGTCTGTCTTTGCGATTGCTAATTCATCACTTTCTGTTTCTAAAGCGTCTTTTAAATTAATCCATCCGTCTACTGACTGCTCGCTCAGCACGAATTTTTGAAGAGACTCCATCATCTCTACATCTTCAAACTGTTCGATATACGGTTCATAACTGACAATTGCCTTTACTTCTCCGTGCTGAATGCGATATTCAATATCTTTTTTGCGAAGCATTTCTGAACTTGGAATGACCACAAATCCTGCTTTAATTGCGGCAATATACGTCATATACGCTTCAATTAAGCGGGGCATCATAATGAGAAGCTTGTCCCCTTTTTGCAAATCACTCTTTATAAAAGCGTTTCCAATTCTATTCGCGCCTTTTATTAATTCAAGATATGTAACCTCACGTCTATTTCCTTCATCATCTTGCCAAATTAAAGCAAGTTTCTCTTTTTCATTTGTATATTTCTCAATCTCTGCAACTAAGTTATAAGACGGCGGCGCTAATAATTCTTCTCTATTCATAATCTCATCCTCCCTTGTCTCTATGCCTCTCTTCTATAATAAAGAATTTTCAGTAAATTTTAAACCTACTTCTTTTGACAATTTTTTTAGTTACTTGTCGACAAAAAGAAGGAGCGGGAAAACCCGCTCCTTCTAAGCCATCGTATATGGGATTATTTGTGGAAACCGCCTAATTGTTGTTCAGCTAGTGAAACTAGACGTTTTGTAATTTCGCCACCAACAGATCCGTTAGCGCGAGATGTTGAATCAGCTCCAAGTTGAACACCGAACTCTTGAGCGATTTCGTATTTCATTTGGTCTAATGCTGATTCAGCACCAGGAACCGCTAATTTATTTGTGCTTCGTGCCATATGGTATCACCTCCTTGTGAGTATAGAGTGTGATAAACCATATGACTTCATGCATATCTAGAGATGGTAATTTATGGTTTTAAAGGATGTTCAAAAAGTCCGGTAAAGATAACTGTCGCATTTCTTCGTTGCGTTGCCAGTCCGGTACTCATGTAGTTCACTCTACACTCCGTATCCTCCTGGCTTCCGCGTCTCGAACTGCTCGGCTCTCTTTATCCTCTTTTTTTGAACAAGAACTTTTAGAAAAGATTTTCAAATTGCTCCTCTTCAGCCACTTCTACTGTTTGTAGTACGATTTTCTCTGCATTCGCAACAGCTGATTCAATAAGTGGTGCAAAGTCATATTTTGATTCAAAGCGATTTGCTTTTTCACGCTTCGGTTTTGTAGATGGGCTTGCTGGTGTGAATACTGTACAGCAATCTTCATACGGACGAATTGAAATATCATATGTTCCAATTTCATTTGCAATTTTAATAATTTCTAGTTTGTCCATCGTAATAAGCGGACGAATGACTGGATAGTTTGTCACTTCATTAATTGTATGCATACTATCTAACGTTTGGCTTGCTACTTGGCCAAGACTTTCACCAGTTGTGATTGCAAGTGCATTACGCTCTTCTGCAATGCGCTCCGTAATACGCATCATCATACGGCGCATTACTGTCATAGAATAACTAGATGGAATTTCTTTATTAATTGTTTTTTGCACTTCCGTAAACGGAACAAGGTGAAGCGTCAAACGTTTGCAGTATTTCGTTAACTCTTGTGCTAAATCAATTACTTTTTGCTTCGCACGCTCACTTGTGAATGGTGGACTATGGAAATGCACTGCCTCCACTGATACGCCACGCTTCATTGTTAAGAAGGCAGCTACTGGGCTATCGATTCCGCCAGAAAGAAGTACCATTACTTTTCCGCCAACACCAACTGGTAATCCACCAGCCCCCATACGCTCATCACACATAATATAGCTATAACCACTACGAATTTCTACACGAACATTCACATCTGGGTTATGAACATCCACTGTGATGTCTTCTGTATTTTCTAAAATATAGCCACCAATCTCCGGAAGTAACTCCATCGTTTGCATCGGGAAATGTTTATAAGAACGGTGCACTGTAATTTTAAATGTTTTTACATCGCCTTTTACTTGTAAGAAAGCCGCAAGCGCACCTTTTTTAATTTCTTCTAATTCTGATGGTACTTTCATTGCTAAGTTAAACTTGTGAATACCAAATACATCTTGCAGTCTATCTGCAATCGCTTCATGATCTTCCCCATTTAACTGGATGTACATACGGTCATGTGTCGCATCGATTTTAATATTTGGGAATTTCTTTAATTTAAATTTAACGTTATCTTTTAACGTGTTTACAAACTTAGAACGGTTTTTTCCTTTTGTCGTCATTTCACCGTAACGAACTAAAATATATTCATATTTCATCATATTTCTTTACCTCATCACTTCGTATAATTTTGGCAATGTTTCTTTTATAATTCCTTCAAATTGTGTTACTTCTTCCATTGTGTTTTCAGATGCTAAACTAATGCGAATCGCACTTGCTGCGGCAACATGCGGCACACCCATTGATACTAACACACGACTTACTTCATTTGCTTTGGAAGAACAAGCTGATTTTGTTGATACATATACCTCACGTTCTTCTAGAGCATGAACCACTACTTCTGGTTTTAAACCAACGAATGACACATTTAAAATATGCGGTGCTGCATATTGAAGCGACGTATTAATCGTTACGTCTTCCATTCCTTCGAAGAAACGTACAAGTTCTGCTTGTAATTTTTGCAAGTGGTCACGCTTCTCTTTCATATGTTCCATTGTCATACGTAGTGCCTTAACCATCGCAACAATACCAGGTAAATTCTCTGTACCAGAACGATAACGAAGCTCCTGCTGACCACCTGATAAAATCGGATCTAATCTTACACCATCACGTACATATAAAAGTCCTGTTCCTTTTACGCTATGAAATTTATGTCCAGATATCGAACAAAGATCAATATGAGAAGCACATAGATCAAGTGGTACTTTTCCGATCCCTTGTACATGGTCCACATGAAACCTTACTTTTGGATAGTTCTCTAGTAATTTCCCCACTTCAGAAATAGGTTGGATCGCTCCTGTTTCATTATTCACATGGATCATGGAAACAAGGATTGTATCTTCACGAAGCGCTCGTTTTACATTTTCTACGGATACAACACCATGTTCGTTTACAGGTAAATAAGTCACATCAAAGCCGAGCCCTTCTAATTGTTTATATGCTTCAAACACAGACGCGTGTTCAATATTTGTTGTAATAATATGCTTGCCGCGAGAACGATTCTTCATCGCTATTCCTTTAATTGCAAGGTTATTCCCTTCCGTTCCACCCGATGTGAAAATAATCTCAGAAGGCTTAACATGAAGGAGCTGCGCTGCAATCGTTCTTGATTGTGTTAATAAATGCTCTGCTTCTCCCCCGAGCGAATGAATAGAAGAAGGGTTTCCAAAATATTTTCCTGCAACCGTTACGTAAGATTGAAGGACTTCTGGATATGGTTTCGTCGTCGCACTATTATCAAAATAGATCATCGTTCTTCCCCTTTCAGCGCTGTCACATCATATAATCATATCACAAATACATGCAATTACGCTAAACATACTCAAAGGTTCTATTTTTTTGATACAGAAGTATCCTTTTATATTTTGAAACGAAAAACACTGCTGTATTCCGCTATTCATTATAGCAATATCGCTCTAGAATTTACACAGATCCGATGTAAAAAAACAAACCCCTTTTTCATCAAGGGGTTTGTTCATTATCAACAAATTCAGCAATTTTTTGTACAACACCAGGTTCAAGTTGTTCCAGAACAGAAGCTGCTTGTTCTAAAGCGGCATCATATTCATATTCACGGAACAATCTCTCTGCATTTTCTAAGCTCTGCGCCAAGTCACCATCATGACTGCGGTAGCGATTACCGTATTGGATTAGCTTTTCTACTAAGTGCGCTTGTCCAATTAACTCCTGCGTCTTTTCATATACACCGTTTACGATTGTATATGCTTCTTCTAACATGCTATTTACAACATTCATATTTAGTGGTTTCAATTCTAACTGCTCATAAACACTTTGCATTGCCTCTTGTCCTCTTTGTAAATCTTCCATAATGCTTTCTGGAAGACCTGGTAAGTTAGACTTTTGCATAAAGCGTTTTGCTTCTACAATCATATGACGCATTTCTTGTAATGTTTCACGCGCTTCAAATTCTTCCTTACGCATCGTTTGTAGCATCTCTTTATATTCTACATGAAGCACTTTCAGTGTTTCACATTGCTCATAAATCTCTTCCAGTTCTTCACGAATAACAGAGAAAGCAATATCTTGCTCCGCAATACGTAGTTGCAATACTTCAAAGCGTTTCATTAAAATATGCATTTGTTTTTCAATCAATTTTTGTGACTCAATGTCTTTATCTTGCAATTGATAGCTTTGTTTCACAAACTGCGTTTCTGATTTTGTCTCAATTGCTTTTTCATGAATTTCCTCTAAATCTTCGTAAACACTAACTGACTTTTTCTCTACATAATGCTTCGCATGTACTTCTTGTTCTAATTGATCGTACAACGTATCCAAACGCTTTTTTAATCCTTCTATTTTCTCGCCCACTTCTGTTATATGAAGCTCTTCCAAATCAATCAGACATGTTTGTAGTTGTTTGTTCATCTCTCGTACTTCTTTAGGGATTTCTAAATGGTTTAATACATATCCTTGTCTTTTCATATCATCATGACCTTGTAATAAATCATCTAATTGTACTGGTAATGTCGCTTGACACTCCACTAATAAATCAGGAACTTCATGAATGATAATTTCTAAGCTCGCTAATCCATCTTCCAAACTTTTTACAATGTCACGCGCCTTTAAATAATCACCGTTTGCTGTTGCCTCGTCAAATTCTTGAAATTTCGCTTGTTCTATATCAAGTAACTCTTCGATTTTCTGTTCAGATTGCCCAAACATATGACGATGAGCCAGCACGCTCTTTTTCATACTACGATATGTATCACGTAAACCTTCAATTTCTGAACTATTTTTCTCATAGCTCTCTAGCAATTGTTGCAACTCATTTAATATTTCCGTAATGCGGTTATCCGCTTCATCTAAATCACGAATGGATTCACTCATCAAACGTTTTGCTTTTCGGAAGGAAAATTGTGAGGCAGATTTTTGGGCGCTTTCTAATGTTTTATCAGCTTTTGGCAGAAGGTTTGTAACAATTTCATCCCATTCTTCACGCCACTTTCCAAACAGCTCTTCTGTTTGGCCAGTCATATTTAAATCCTTAACCCGTTTCAATTCATCCGCAACAGGTTTATCTTTTATTTCTTGTTTCCACTGCTCAAGTGCTTCAATATCTTTATATAAACGATTTCTTATCACAAGCTCTATCATGAGCAGCACTAGAATAGAGCTTACTAAGATGATAACGATCGTTAGGATAGAATTCATGCAAAATAGCCTCCTATTATCTCTCTTTTTTTGTCCGTTCCGTTTA
Coding sequences within it:
- a CDS encoding amidohydrolase, which encodes MGEIWHGGNIYTMREENETVEAVYIDNGMIIDVGNKKELESRYPFVKLHDLEGKTMIPGLVDSHMHLIGYGERLLRLDLSACTSYQEMLLLVRERVNEVAKGIWIIGEGWNENNFTDTKSVHIRDLDAISKEHPILLKRVCRHVTWVNSYILEKANIKAEMPDPKGGKIGRGLGGELTGLLYEQAQDLIKHVQPEIDAVYLQTALQTAIQDCWQYGLVGGHTEDLNYYGGFKKTYNAFSHVIKDMPFKAHLLVHHVVANERSEYENQHYIEFGAMKIFSDGSFGGRTALLSEPYEDAKETNGVVIFSREELAELVKKARNLHMPVAIHTIGDLSLEYVIDALELYPPAEGLRDRIIHCQLAREELVERMKSLSAIIDIQPVFVSSDFPSVVEKLGERRLRYAYAWNTLLRAGLHCSGGSDAPIEQVNPFLGMYSAVTRRSFIDGTCYIPEERLSVFEAVSLFTTGSAYAIGKENKRGKIVKGYEADFIIIDRDIFEVKAEEIKNIQVEMTVIDGQVVYQK
- a CDS encoding VOC family protein — encoded protein: MILGINPYLVLDGSGQEAVKFYEHALDAKVEIIQTFGEMPETPEFTVPDEVKDRVLHAHLKVGNTDLMISDTFPGKPHEIGSQVTIAIRLSDAEKAKEVFGKLQDGGEVIMPIQETFWSPAYGQVKDKFDIEWQISTVPQN
- the mbcS gene encoding acyl-CoA synthetase MbcS, whose amino-acid sequence is MNREELLAPPSYNLVAEIEKYTNEKEKLALIWQDDEGNRREVTYLELIKGANRIGNAFIKSDLQKGDKLLIMMPRLIEAYMTYIAAIKAGFVVIPSSEMLRKKDIEYRIQHGEVKAIVSYEPYIEQFEDVEMMESLQKFVLSEQSVDGWINLKDALETESDELAIAKTDREDMVFLSYTSGTTGNPKGVVHTHAWGYAHLRTSAPNWLGIEGNDVVWATASPGWQKWIWSPFLATLGSGATGFVYHGKFEPKTYLQLLDDNKVNVLCCTPTEYRLMAKVENLQEYNLEALHSAVSAGEPLNREVIETFQNHFNVTVRDGYGQTENTLLVGVMKGMEIRPGSMGKPTPGNHVDIVNEEGQPVSIGEVGDIAVHIETPALFKQYYKDDERTAMQFRGDYYITGDKAKKDEDGYFWFEGRGDDIIISSGYTIGPFEVEDALVKHPYVRECAVVASPDEIRGSVVKAFIVLRDNVQETEETLIPILQEHVKELTAPYKYPRKIEFLDELPKTISGKIRRVELRKQEMGLASK
- a CDS encoding alpha/beta-type small acid-soluble spore protein; this translates as MARSTNKLAVPGAESALDQMKYEIAQEFGVQLGADSTSRANGSVGGEITKRLVSLAEQQLGGFHK
- the thiI gene encoding tRNA uracil 4-sulfurtransferase ThiI, translated to MMKYEYILVRYGEMTTKGKNRSKFVNTLKDNVKFKLKKFPNIKIDATHDRMYIQLNGEDHEAIADRLQDVFGIHKFNLAMKVPSELEEIKKGALAAFLQVKGDVKTFKITVHRSYKHFPMQTMELLPEIGGYILENTEDITVDVHNPDVNVRVEIRSGYSYIMCDERMGAGGLPVGVGGKVMVLLSGGIDSPVAAFLTMKRGVSVEAVHFHSPPFTSERAKQKVIDLAQELTKYCKRLTLHLVPFTEVQKTINKEIPSSYSMTVMRRMMMRITERIAEERNALAITTGESLGQVASQTLDSMHTINEVTNYPVIRPLITMDKLEIIKIANEIGTYDISIRPYEDCCTVFTPASPSTKPKREKANRFESKYDFAPLIESAVANAEKIVLQTVEVAEEEQFENLF